Proteins found in one Anopheles aquasalis chromosome 3, idAnoAquaMG_Q_19, whole genome shotgun sequence genomic segment:
- the LOC126578077 gene encoding uncharacterized protein LOC126578077 isoform X2, whose translation MSSSVFKVYASSSRDGFDEGGAAGDLAGSGETDLKEPVHEDLKLDSNLVILLNKDGSVSVDQNTLQSLLANETTGTSVSLVRISSPTPSIEEEIEEERRRLKDEKQREDADGASGASSNEDSNDDSNSVAGTSSGTSSIAAVGGSSRRTRTMSKKGSATGTTVLTEAEEEPRHVSLTVEGFYPPSEAQKFAAQVLSLAGYEHPLRKEVVDIEYIRYTVSNDHCYTTLATTSHKAVVPKGQTVEDLDSSEESSSHSVKTAKAGKIADQQKSSVTARSFNKGSALATVGSSKGANLNRRKSTFGPQISGGSSNAKDQKRKKSKAGDREIDEPLDEDDDDEELEEEEDDEFYSDYEEDEESSFSEEDDELDVDFSVSGRSSSVKKRKQQAKGRNKPSPKAPRRSSITGPPASALSKKAEKEHDASQAKESKESSKLKMVKSVRNTMNESVTKVFTPQTAKQQQQQQQQMLAKVKAAAQSHSQSHPSKRIPTKTYTLTTTSTPGGPMTILSPMTGPPISSSKPMVKVPSKAEVTHNQSKPTPPPTPVPSPSPTTVTAVTSVTPQKKDKKPKSAALDAAMVSDISALFSTPDIIKKVNTGKNQQGPSPTTSAVPIVKATTSEPTVVAASAPKVVVIEQPKPTLPSIPVLTESIPTSSPTPTPAPTSAAAPTTNPVLAEQRLDLIHAIVQEDLRQPPIATTPAVTAAAPIIMQQPAEIPNIVKMLETTANMVDAGYDPMAQQWLMAPVGVKPMEEPVGGLLPDNNAILEALNSGVDALPEDLLEHVAELAKNKELQEILDKQVLGVIGPSALDPHSTLSLPQQHPQQQQQQLVLNQADSAVPTTISEYLPNLTVREQQTPRKEAIQIRRSDGRVITLPPIEAPATRASKRRAQGTPVTPSSQLTAISEDDLSTPKGVRVQQKALGSTVPSLSQPATPGSGAVDESTGTLIVDDSAATAKGTKRGNKTAGPEGNRTKRLATSTTVADSAAAQDDDLDSDESWNSEDDPDRLWCICRQPHNNRFMICCDSCEDWFHGKCVNITKAMGQQMEHDGIEWTCPNCLKKKADRQQPKMTEFLISAGSNLSAQTSTTNTIVIQEPGTPAVSEEMTPNACIVCSKPAKPNSIYCSDDCIRKHAGSVPMVKMTDKAKDRRPSVAPSTSVTPTELIPTSPNPSAETIIVMERTTGRCLAGKFGPTAENIKQWLLEHPTYEVVPPGSPQAAIILKKQAAARRVQVASETSAKKSTVGSPTAPSGSGSSQSPKVQTQLKVNDQKKMVIVSSATTGSTSSPKTPGATGKATANAGAPSASKPTLVQKTITGTSRGAATSPITTGSIQRASAGASGQSKASGSPAGGSPATSSAFPSLASKPPKKPTTSSSANSSLSGEHGAPGNKQQTTPTGKSATTTGGENIRVTVKKTLKEHLMQRTAELKEDSTIPRLNEEEIDRFVKETEGELFALFNKDTGMKYRAKYRSLVFNIKDRKNLSLFQKICEKIIEPKQLVRMTADELASQELAQWRENETKHQLEMIKKTELESLACAKNYVVKTHKGEELIEGKGEDRVQLDPSVPVDDVVSLLNNSAVSSTSELDESFVSSGGKDTSSYRTKDYDFGGYGKHYNTALYGSASSATSSLISSSNTLLAGKPEAGGGASSSSSSSTLRKKDSRRSSRSRSRSRGRKRDRDRSRDRSRSKHKRKRSRERSHDRDREKERDRDRDRDKERDRDRHHRGRDRSRDRSKHERKSSREKDATKTGSSSEKRRASVASAAGREPDISDSSSRAKLDQDASKDNTHTSKTVSSAGKKGSADETATSKVGDAASRTSITENAGDPSVVNPDEATKGSPTDVVKESKPEQDQEPTSTVTIPTPPHQPPYEGESPDDAAPNQPSEEAVDETTREAERTYWTGSVHMVDVASVVMSIRAVSGDIQDVAKDFSADLDICGTIKPELVWDYIAQIRKSTNKEICLVRFHSRETSAYYTLYNHLFTRKRYSVVKAPSAAIKDFYIFPLPAEQMVPMILKPLGGVGIIEGDQKPNLLLGVLVKIKGKRPAIPPVSASQVKVARRQSKGSIGTTSAGGNPSSSGTTTGVASSTASLMQQVITKYATKQPPSNSAPPIVDNDAATTSNTSSAVASHKQADLLASTATAAGGTGDEEDTTKKREDEKQEVDMDVDMDIIKAPIVGKGSSATAHLEGNSNSSVGSATGRAGTAEPMVIDEDDDDAPYSPGGASDDSNFADVTAIVETSKQESQSDVERIKREMDELNRKIAMQKNEIVGLMTMNELSEGEINSTLPPSLINDIPIPANLSQILASIKGGAGGGATGDDENPSTSSSSVGFGSMKASSIPLAVAATTTGDDDEEYNPSAPSLFAGYQSSYVPQTVNSLGDIDERILPPTILPAASMTAAVATPFELIPPVATQVGVDEPVATGSLTTAGSSATGESRLAKLSDEELLRLVPDDAMIVDSSLNDS comes from the exons atgTCAAGCTCGGTGTTTAAAGTGTACGCGTCCTCGAGCCGGGACGGTTTTGACGAGGGTGGTGCGGCGGGCGATCTGGCCGGTAGCGGGGAAACGGATCTCAAGGAGCCAGTTCACGAGGACCTGAAGCTTGACTCCAATCTAGTGATACTGCTGAACAAGGAtggctcggtttcggttgacCAAAATACGCTCCAAAGCTTGCTGG CCAACGAAACCACGGGCACCTCAGTCAGCCTTGTCCGAATATCATCGCCGACGCCGAGCATTGAGGAGGAAATCGAGGAAGAACGGCGTCGATTAAAGGACGAAAAGCAAAGGGAAGATGCGGACGGAGCAAGTGGCGCAAGCTCGAACGAGGATTCCAACGACGACAGCAATTCCGTTGCCGGTACTAGCTCTGGCACGTCAAGCATCGCAGCAGTTGGTGGGTCGAGCCGCCGGACGCGAACAATGTCAAAGAAGGGATCGGCCACTGGTACCACCGTACTGACCGAAGCTGAAGAGGAACCGCGTCACGTGAGCCTGACCGTCGAGGGTTTCTATCCACCATCGGAAGCACAGAAGTTTGCTGCCCAGGTACTGAGTCTGGCTGGGTATGAACACCCGCTGCGGAAAGAAGTGGTCGACATCGAGTACATCCGCTACACGGTATCGAACGATCATTGCTACACGACGCTCGCTACCACCTCCCACAAAGCTGTTGTACCGAAGGGGCAGACTGTCGAGGATTTGGACTCTTCGGAGGAATCATCTTCTCATTCGGTCAAGACAGCGAAAGCTGGCAAGATTGCTGATCAACAGAAGTCGTCAGTCACGGCCAGGAGCTTCAATAAGGGTTCCGCActggccactgtcggctcatCCAAGGGAGCGAATTTGAATCGCAGGAAATCAACATTCGGGCCGCAGATCTCTGGTGGGTCCTCGAATGCGAAGGatcagaaaaggaagaaatcgAAAGCGGGCGATCGGGAGATTGACGAGCCActggatgaggacgatgacgatgaagagctggaggaggaagaggacgatgagTTTTACTCGGACTacgaggaagacgaggaaTCCTCCTTCtcggaggaggatgatgagctGGATGTTGATTTCAGTGTTAGCGGTCGATCGTCTTCAGTCAAAAAGCGCAAACAGCAGGCCAAGGGAAGAAACAAACCCTCGCCTAAGGCACCAAGGCGTAGCAGCATAACAGGTCCCCCCGCATCTGCTTTATCGAAGAAGGCTGAAAAGGAACACGATGCATCGCAAGCGAAAGAATCGAAAGAATCGTCTAAATTGAAGATGGTGAAATCTGTCCGCAACACGATGAACGAGAGTGTGACGAAAGTGTTTACCCCACAGACCgccaagcaacagcaacagcagcagcaacagatgctAGCTAAGGTAAAGGCAGCCGCCCAATCTCATTCACAGTCGCATCCCAGCAAGCGGATTCCCACGAAAACGTACACCTTGACGACAACATCGACACCTGGAGGACCGATGACAATTCTTTCACCAATGACGGGTCctccgatcagcagcagtaagcCCATGGTGAAGGTTCCATCAAAGGCGGAAGTTACACACAATCAATCGaagccaacgccaccaccaacaccggtaccgtcgccatcgccgaccACCGTTACAGCGGTTACATCGGTAACGCCGCAGAAGAAGGACAAGAAACCGAAATCGGCCGCTCTGGATGCGGCCATGGTTAGTGACATATCGGCTCTGTTCTCAACGCCCGATATCATCAAAAAAGTGAATACAGGCAAGAATCAACAGGgaccatcaccaacaaccagcGCGGTACCGATAGTTAAGGCCACGACATCCGAGCCAACGGTTGTTGCAGCATCCGCACCGAAAGTGGTTGTAATTGAACAACCGAAGCCGACGCTACCGTCGATTCCTGTACTgacggaatcgattccgacctcgtcaccgacaccgacgccaGCACCGACTTCAGCTGCAGCTCCAACTACTAATCCAGTACTTGCGGAACAACGTTTGGATTTGATTCATGCGATTGTGCAGGAGGATCTAAGGCAACCACCGATCGCGACCACTCCagcagtgacagcagcagcaccgatcaTCATGCAACAACCGGCAGAGATCCCCAACATTGTAAAAATGTTAGAAACGACGGCCAATATGGTCGATGCGGGCTACGACCCTATGGCTCAACAATGGTTAATGGCACCGGTAGGGGTGAAACCGATGGAGGAACCTGTCGGTGGACTGCTGCCGGATAATAATGCCATCCTGGAGGCACTCAACAGTGGAGTAGACGCACTGCCAGAAGATTTACTTGAGCACGTGGCCGAACTGGCGAAGAACAAGGAACTGCAGGAAATTCTTGACAAACAGGTGCTTGGCGTGATTGGTCCCAGTGCCCTCGATCCTCACTCGACTCTTTCGCTGCCACAGCAacacccacagcagcagcagcagcaacttgtGCTGAATCAAGCAGACAGTGCAGTACCTACAACCATTTCGGAGTATCTTCCAAACCTGACGGTTCGTGAGCAGCAAACACCACGCAAGGAAGCAATACAGATACGGCGTAGCGACGGGCGTGTGATTACACTGCCACCTATCGAAGCACCCGCGACACGTGCTTCCAAGCGACGTGCCCAAGGGACACCAGTAACGCCCAGCTCGCAGCTCACGGCCATTTCCGAAGATGACCTTTCGACACCGAAGGGTGTCCGTGTGCAGCAGAAAGCTTTGGGAAGCACGGTTCCCTCCTTATCTCAGCCAGCAACTCCTGGATCCGGTGCAGTAGATGAGAGCACTGGGACTCTCATCGTCGATGACAGTGCCGCCACGGCGAAGGGCACTAAACGCGGGAATAAAACGGCCGGACCGGAAGGTAATCGCACGAAGCGGTTAGCAACGTCGACGACAGTGGCCGATTCCGCTGCTGCACAGGATGATGATCTGGATTCTGATGAAAGCTGGAATTCCGAAGATGATCCCGATCG ctTGTGGTGCATTTGCAGACAACCGCACAACAATCGGTTCATGATCTGTTGCGACTCGTGTGAGGATTGGTTCCATGGAAAATGCGTGAACATTACGAAGGCTATGGGCCAGCAGATGGAGCATGATGGTATCGAGTGGACGTGTCCTAATTGTCTCAAGAAAAAGGCCGACCGGCAA CAACCGAAAATGACGGAGTTTTTAATATCCGCTGGATCAAACCTTTCGGCACAAACATCCACTACCAACACGATTGTCATCCAAGAACCCGGAACGCCAGCAGTGTCAGAAGAAATGACTCCGAATGCTTGTATCGTTTGCAGTAAACCGGCGAAACCGAACTCAATCTACTGCAGTGACGATTGTATTCGCAAGCATGCTGGATCTGTGCCGATGGTGAAGATGACAGATAAGGCAAAAGATCGTCGTCCTTCTGTTGCGCCATCGACATCCGTCACACCAACTGAACTGATTCCCACCAGTCCAAATCCGTCGGCTGAAACG attatcgtcatggagcgAACGACTGGTCGTTGTTTAGCTGGCAAGTTTGGTCCAACGGCAGAAAATATCAAACAGTGGCTGCTAGAGCATCCAACGTACGAAGTAGTACCACCTGGTTCACCGCAGGCCGCCATCATACTCAAAAAACAGGCTGCAGCTCGTCGTGTGCAGGTGGCCAGTGAAACATCGGCAAAGAAGTCGACCGTTGGCTCACCAACTGCACCgtccggcagcggcagcagccaaTCGCCGAAGGTGCAAACTCAACTGAAAGTGAATGATCAAAAAAAGATGGTGATCGTCAGTTCGGCGACAACGGGATCGACATCATCTCCTAAAACTCCCGGAGCAACCGGTAAAGCTACAGCGAACGCTGGTGCACCATCTGCAAGCAAGCCAACGTTGGTTCAGAAAACGATCACAGGGACAAGTAGAGGGGCCGCCACTTCTCCTATTACCACCGGATCGATACAGCGCGCCAGTGCTGGAGCAAGTGGACAATCCAAGGCAAGTGGATCACCGGCTGGTGGTAGTCCAGCGACGTCTTCCGCATTCCCTTCGCTTGCTAGCAAACCACCGAAGAAACCAACCACATCTTCATCGGCAAACTCTTCGCTTTCCGGAGAGCATGGTGCGCCTGgtaacaaacagcaaaccacaCCGACTGGCAAATCTGCGACCACTACTGGTGGTGAGAACATCCGTGTGACCGTTAAAAAGACGCTAAAG gaaCATCTTATGCAACGTACGGCCGAGCTGAAAGAGGACAGCACGATACCGCGCCTAAACGAGGAAGAGATCGATCGGTTTGTAAAGGAAACCGAGGGTGAGCTGTTTGCGCTCTTCAACAAGGACACGGGAATGAAGTATCGGGCCAAGTATCGCTCGCTTGTGTTCAACATAAAGGATCGCAAGAATCTGTCGCTGTTCCAAAAGATTTGCGAGAAGATAATAGAACCAAAGCAACTG GTACGCATGACAGCGGACGAGTTGGCGAGCCAGGAATTGGCCCAGTGGCGCGAGAATGAAACCAAGCATCAGCTAGAGATGATTAAAAAGACGGAACTGGAATCGCTAGCGTGCGCGAAGAACTACGTCGTGAAGACGCACAAAGGCGAAGAGTTGATCGAAGGCAAGGGGGAGGATCGGGTTCAGTTAGATCCATCCGTTCCGGTCGATGATGTCGTTTCGCTGTTGAACAATTCGGCCGTCAGCAGTACGAGCGAGCTGGATGAATCGTTCGTGAGCTCCGGTGGGAAGGACACTAGCTCCTACCGGACGAAGGATTACGATTTCGGAGGATATGGGAAGCACTATAACACGGCACTGTACGGCAGTGCCAGCAGTGCCACGAGCTCGTTaatcagtagcagcaatacGCTGCTAGCCGGGAAACCcgaggctggtggtggtgcttcctcttcctcgtcgtcatccacTCTGCGCAAGAAAGATTCACGTCGCAGCAGCCGAAGCCGTAGCAGAAGCCGTGGTCGCAAGCGTGACCGTGATCGGTCGCGTGATAGAAGCCGCTCCAAGCACAAGCGTAAGCGAAGTCGCGAGAGAagccacgatcgcgatcgtgagaAGGAACGGGaccgcgatcgtgatcgagacAAAGAACGAGATCGTGATCGGCATCATCGTGGGCGCGATCGTAGCCGTGATCGATCAAAGCACGAGCGGAAGAGCTCACGTGAGAAGGATGCAACGAAAACTGGTAGCTCATCCGAGAAGCGTCGAGCTTCCGTTGCTTCCGCCGCTGGACGAGAGCCCGATATTTCGGATTCATCGTCCAGAGCGAAGCTGGATCAGGATGCGAGCAAGGACAATACTCACACCTCGAAAACGGTCAGCAGCGCCGGAAAGAAGGGCTCGGCCGACGAGACTGCAACCAGCAAGGTGGGCGATGCAGCTTCAAGGACATCGATCACTGAGAATGCTGGTGATCCGTCGGTGGTTAATCCTGATGAAGCAACCAAGGGGTCGCCAACCGATGTGGTTAAGGAATCGAAGCCTGAACAAGACCAGGAACCGACGAGTACGGTCACTATTCCAACACCACCCCATCAGCCTCCCTACGAAGGGGAATCGCCAGATGATGCGGCACCTAATCAGCCGTCGGAGGAAGCGGTTGACGAAACGACTCGCGAAGCAGAACGCACCTACTGGACGGGCAGCGTACACATGGTCGATGTGGCCAGTGTGGTAATGTCGATCCGTGCGGTGAGCGGCGATATACAGGATGTGGCGAAGGACTTTAGCGCCGATCTGGATATTTGTGGTACGATCAAGCCCGAGCTCGTCTGGGATTACATAGCACAGATTCGTAAGAGCACGAACAAGGAGATTTGTCTGGTGCGGTTCCACTCGCGAGAAACCAGCGCGTATTACACGCTGTACAATCATCTGTTCACGCGCAAGCGATACAGCGTTGTGAAAGCTCCTTCTGCCGCAATCAAAGATTTCTACATTTTCCCGTTGCCGGCGGAACAGATGGTACCGATGATCCTGAAACCGCTCGGTGGAGTTGGAATCATCGAAGGCGATCAGAAGCCCAATCTGTTGCTGGGTGTTTTGGTGAAGATCAAGGGTAAACGACCGGCAATACCACCGGTTTCAGCGTCGCAGGTCAAG GTTGCTCGGCGTCAGTCCAAGGGATCGATCGGTACCACCTCAGCCGGTGGGAATCCATCGTCCAGTGGTACAACCACGGGCGTTGCATCGAGCACTGCATCATTGATGCAGCAGGTCATTACGAAGTACGCAACGAAGCAGCCACCATCGAACAGTGCGCCTCCTATTGTTGATAAcgatgctgctaccaccagcaATACTTCATCCGCTGTTGCTTCGCATAAACAAGCGGACCTTTTGGCgtctactgctactgctgctggtggcacagGTGATGAAGAAGACACCactaaaaagagagaagacgAAAAGCAGGAGGTAGATATGGACGTTGACATGGATATCATCAAAGCACCGATTGTAGGGAAAG GGTCATCTGCGACGGCCCATCTCGaaggcaacagtaacagcagtgTGGGTAGTGCAACGGGTCGTGCCGGTACCGCTGAGCCCATGGTgatcgacgaagacgacgatgatgcaccGTACTCGCCCGGTGGTGCAAGCGATGACAGTAACTTTGCGGACGTGACGGCTATTGTGGAAACTTCCAAGCAGGAAAGCCAAAGCGATGTCGAGCGTATCAAGCGAGAGATGGACGAGCTGAACCGAAAAATTGCAATGCAAAAGAACGAAATCGTTGGTCTGATGACCATGAATGAGCTGAGTGAGGGCGAGATCAATTCTACCCTGCCGCCCTCGCTGATCAACGATATTCCCATTCCGGCCAATCTGTCACAGATTCTGGCAAGCATTAAGggaggtgccggtggtggtgccactggAGACGATGAGAATCCCTCCACTTCATCATCGAGTGTTGGATTTGGATCCATGAAGGCATCTTCTATTCCCTTGGCGGTTGCTGCGACGACcaccggcgatgatgatgaagagtaCAATCCGAGCGCACCGTCACTCTTCGCTGGTTATCAATCGAGCTACGTACCCCAAACCGTCAACAGTCTGGGAGATATCGATGAGCGAATTCTACCGCCAACGATCTTACCTGCGGCTTCAATGACGGCAGCTGTGGCGACTCCCTTTGAATTGATTCCACCAGTCGCTACACAGGTCGGGGTTGACGAACCAGTGGCGACAGGGTCGTTGACGACAGCTGGCAGCAGTGCTACCGGCGAGAGTCGCTTAGCGAAACTTTCCGACGAAGAACTGCTTCGTCTAGTACcggatgatgcgatgattgTCGATTCATCTTTGAATGATTCGTAA